The window aacttgcactagtgaaagtatgaactttaggccttgtttcctagcattgcaataccatttgtgctcacttttaccatttgctacgttgctgtttttatattttcatattacaaaaagcattatctaccatccatattgcacttgtatcaccatctcttcgccaaactagtgcacctatacaatttaccattgtattgggtgtgttgggaacacaagagactctttgttatttgggtgcagggttgcttgagagagaccatcttcatcctatgcctcccacggattgatagatcatccacttgagggaaatttgttgctgtcctacaaacctctgcacttggaggcccaacaacgtctacaagaagaaggttgtgtagtagacatcaagaacctTCTATCACTATCCACTGAACAAAATGCCAGCAGTTTCTCACACACAGCTAGGTGCTCACATCTAGAAGCAAATTCGGTAGCAAGGCCTCTCCATTTTGAGCAGAAAATGGTGGCAGGTGCCTACAACAAAATAAATAGGCCTCTTCAGTCAAATTCCTAATTTTCCAACCTgaacctaaccctaaccctagctgcaTCACCAAGGGGGCAAACCTAACTGGTGACGGAGTCGCCGTCAAACGAGGAGCTCGATAGATCATCCCAGGAGACCATGAGGGCGAGCTGGACTGCGGCTGAAAGCTTGCTGGCGGCGGCGAGCTAGGAGCGGGGAGCTGGAGATGGGGAACACAACAGGGAAACAATGGGCGGGCGCGAAGGGGATTTGAGACAGATTTGATTCAGGTGCCCCTATAGTGTGAGTTAATTAGACAAAACGACAGGGTGTTTTCCGCTAAAGTGCAGGCTACGACCGGTCCGGTCACCTGGCTGCCAATTGTCGCGTTGTGATAGGCCAGGGACCAAATCAACACATTCGGTGCAAGCTGGTGTATGGTGGAGTTGCATTTTACAAATTTCGGACTAAATCATCAcattgcactggggcaggatgaaaTTGCATTTTACAAGTTTCGGAGTAAATCATCACATTCCATGCAAGTTGGGTTACCTAGGGTGCTTTTAACTCTTCCATAATCTGAACTAGCGTGAGAGTATCTCCAGCCGTTGAGCCCCCCAGGAGGTATTTTTTCGCCGCTCGGAGGCTGCCGGCGAAAATTTTGGTCTATGAGTGAAAATGTTTCCAGCCGTGTTCATCCCCAAGCCGTGCCCAGGCCGCGCCCGCCTCAGCCACGGCCGGCCCGGCCTCGCCGCCGAGCTCGCTCCTCCGCACGAGGGTTCGCTGGCCACCTCCGTCCCTATGAGTACAAGTACTCGTgcccagctagctagctagcagagCATAGCCAATCGATTCAGCTGTGTACgcgcttgctagctagctagcttggctCGTTTGAGCACAGGCGGCCAGCCACACCGGCGGCGTCCACGCGAACGGTCGGTCAGCTCAAGCATGCTCCGACCGTGCCTCTTCGCTCCTCCATCGCACGCCCTGCATCTTTGGCCCCGGCGTCAACGCGCTCGCTTCGCTGTGGTCGCTTCGTCCTGCGCCTGCATTGGACCCGACTCCGCACAGGTCTGCGCCGCCCCGCTTGGCCTCCGCTCCTGCGCCGGCCGGCTCCGCCCGCGCCTCGGCCGTCTTCGCACTGGCCCGGCCTCCGCCCGAGCCCTCGGCGCCCAGCCACGCCATCTCGCGCGCCCACGTCCGGCCCTGCTCCCGAGCCGGCTGCTGCTCCGAGGTGGCAGGAGCCTCCGTCGACGTGCCCGCCTCATCCCGGACCGGCTGCGCCCCGGTCCTTCGTCGTCGGGTCCCCCGCACCTCCCGCTACCCGGCCCCGTGCCGCGTTGCCTCGCACGCGGCCCCGCTcgtcctcgcccgagctcgccctgCCGCTGGCTTGCCAGCCGCCTTCCCGGACAGCTACGAAGCGGTAGAGAGGGATTTGGGGCTGGCCTTCGCCTCGAGCACGCCGGACGCCGACCACACGCGTCTGAGCTGGACGCCGCTCTGCCCCGCGCCGACGCGCTCCGCGCTCGAGAGAGAGAGGAGCAGGCGAGAGGAGAAAGGTTGTGGGAGGCCGACGGTGGGCCAACCGCAAGAAAAAGGCATCGCCGGCACGCCCAGCTGCTCCCCGGGGGCTGGGTTTGGGATGGGACTGACGGCGTCAATTTTTTCTAAATGCCGTGAAAAGCGAGACTTTAGGGACGTGAGTGGAAGATATTTTATTGCCGGCGTCCAAAAAGTGGCTTTGAGGGCGTCTTGGGGCTGCTGGAGATGCTGTGACGCATTGAAAACAAGGGGCAGATGAACCACACCACGTAGCGGCGGATACCCTGTCCCGTGTCCTTGTTACGTGCGGAAACTTCAAAGGTTGTCGTTATCTCACTTTTCTACTCAAAAAGCAGACTCTGATATTTGCGGTGTGGCTCCCACATAAACGCAGGGCATGCCTTTCGCTTTTATAGGTGATTAAATGGCTGATTGGCCGATCCGTTGCCACGCTGTCCGTCTTTTAGCCGGCGAAAGCAGCACAAGGTGGCAATATCAAAACCCACAAACAAACACAGTAGCTCCAGGAGATGCAGCAGATGCATGTATACGTACGCAGGGCTTTCCTTTGCCGAGAGCAAAGCGCCAAGCCTACTTGCTCCAGAATTAGTACCTGTTTTCTAGAAAAAGGGCCGAACTGCTCCAAAAGTTGCACTACTAGCTACCACTATCAGCTCAATTTCTTACCAAAagtatcctatctgcaagattctgTGTTCATGCATGTAGCATTGCGCTTCTAGATTCCTCAAGGAGCCACTCAGGAGTAGCTCGTGATTTTCAACTACATTGGCAAGCACATTTTGAAAGAAAaaggcacacacacacaaatagcTGGGGCAAGCTAAAAATATCTCATGATCTTCTTAGCATTGGCAGGATAGAACACAGGCGATGGCCACAGCTCACAAGTAACTAGTAGGCACAAAACTAAGAACATAACAGAAGAGCAAAGATAAACTGTTCAACATTATTTGATGGCAACGTGCTGCTGGATGCGACTACTAGTGATGCAGGCGTGCTTGGTCTACTGGGGGTTGGGTGGCCTGGAGTTGGCAGCAGAGACCCTGGAGCCCCATTCCAGAAGCTCTTTGCTGGTGTCGTCCTTGTGCGCGATCACCTCGATGAAGCACAGAGAGTCCTTCTTCTCCCCCAGCGCCGTCTCTATCGCCGCCGTCAGCTCCTCCTCGCACTTCACCTGCGCAACACAAAAGCATGCATCAGCAGCAGTTCCGCAAGCTCGCCTCCACCTTCTGATGCTTACATTGGCCTATGCAATGGACAAAAGAATGCAGTGCTTACCTTGGCAGTCCAGCATTTGCCCTCCCCGTTGTGGATGGCCTCCACAAGGGCGGTGTAGTTCCAGTTCTTGATGACATTGTAAGGCCCGTCGTGGATCTCCACCTCGATCGTGTACCCGCCATTGTTGATCAGGAAGATTATGCTGTTCTGTTCGCACCGCAGCATAGTTGACACATCCTGTGCTGTCACCTGCAGACAACGGAATTCCCCGGACGTCAGCACGCAGTGCAAACAGATTGCAGCACGCGGCAGCAGAGATCATCAGATCGAGGGATATCTCACCTGGAAGCTCCCATCACCAATGCAGGCTATGACACGCTTGTCACTCGCCCCTTGCGCGTACCCGAGCAATGCACCCACTGACCATCCAATCGAGCCATACTGCATTTGGAATTCATACCTGCGTGCAAACAACCAACCAACCCTGCTTAATtagcacaagacaagacaaacaagGAGGAAGTATGCACCATCACAAGATTGTAAGTAGAATCAGGAAAGCTCACCCGCAGCCCTCGGGCAGCTTGAGCTTCTGGCAGTTGAACCAGGAGTCACCGGTCTCAGCGAGCACTGCACTATCACCCGTCAGCATGTCCTGGATGTGCTTGAAGAGCACATTGACACGCAGCGGCTCGTTCGCCTCGCCCTTCAGCGGATGGCCCTCAGGCACGAAGATCCTCTTGTAGTTCTCGTAGGCGGTGGTGTTCTTCTGAACCCGCTTGGCCAATGCAGACAGGTACTCCTTCATCATGACGCAGCCGAATGCCGGGCCGTTCCCGACGATGACACGCTCAGGCTGCACGATGATGGCCTTGTCCTTCTTGAGCAGGAACGAGTAGCCAACAGAGCTGTAGTCGTTGAAGATGGGGCCTGCGAAGAGGTAGGCGTCGGCCGACTCGACGATCTCGGCGCAGAAGGCCGTGCTGACGGCGCCCCAGTAGGTGCCGAGGAAGTGGGGGTGCGTCTCTGGCACAAAGCCCTTGGCCGATGGCATTATAGCATAGGCATAGCCACTGGCGTCCACAAGGTCGACGAAGGCCTTCCCCGCCTTGGCCACGCGCAGTTTGGGGCCGGCGACAAGCACTGGCTTCACCGCCTTGTTCAGGAACTCGACGGTTGCCTCCACTGCAGCCTCGAGCCCCATCTTGTTGCTCATCCTGTAAATTTTCACAACACAGTTCAGTTCATCAGATGGCTTCAAATACAATCATATTACAACAGTACTCTGTTAAGTGCATCGGTCACTTCAGATACAGATAACACCAAAATTCACGATCTGAAATTCTCAACGCTAATGATTCAACTGGGCACATTTTTGTGGTGATAAAATCTTAAGCTCCCAGCACGGAGTAGAAAATTGGGGGGAAACGTTCCATGATCCAAGATAAAGTGTTGGCACAATAATCGGGAAACAAGCCTCTGATCAGATTCAAAGCACTACGTACACGGAAACGAAGACTTGGGATAAGAACAGAGTAGGGGCAGTTGGTACCTGGGGGCGAGGAAGAAAGGGACTGGGTCACGGGTGAAGGTGGGGTGAGGTAGCCCGGGGAGGTTGCAGCTGATGCTGAGGTACACCGGCTTGCTCTCCCTGAGCGCCGTGGCGATGGCCGTGTCGATCTGCTCGTGCGCGTCGTCCAGGTTGGTCACCACCGCCTGAATCGACAAACAAACAGCAGAACAACGAGATCTCGTCAACAAATTAGAGGGAGGAATCGAATGAGGAAGGGGCAATGCATGTTGAGGAAACGCGCGTGCGTAGGTACCTGGTGGCAGGTGACGGTCTGGAAGCAGCGCAGCTCCTGCGAGAAGTCCGGGATGCCGATGGTGTGGTGGAGGATGCGGTTGGTGCCGTAGTCGTTGGAGTTGGGCCCGCCGGCGATGCAGATGACGGGCAGGTTCTCGCTGTAGGCGCCGGCGATGGCGTTGAGCACGCTGAGGCCGCCGACGGTGAAGGTGACCGCGCAGGCGCCGACGCCGCGGGCCCGCGCGTAGCCGTCGGCCGCGTAGCCAGCGTTGAGCTCGTTGCAGCAGCCGACGAGGCGCAGCCCGGGCTCGTCGACGAGGTGGTCGAGCAGCGTGAGGTTGAAGTCCCCGGGCACGGCGAAGACGTCGCTGACGCCGACCTGCACGAGGCGGCGCGCCAGGTGGCGCCCCAGCGACGCCTCGCCTGCGGAGACCACGGGGTGGGAGGACATGATCGGGCACCCCGGCGCGGACGCCGGGCAGCCGACCGCGCCGTTCACCGCCGCCGGCGACGGCCCGTCGACGGAGCCGATGTGGGTGTCCATCGCTGTCAATCGATCGATCGATCCGGGTGGCACACTGGTGGAGTGGGAGCGGCGGCAGAGGGAGGGGACGTGGGGTTTTGGGGAATATTCTACACCTTGGTGGGGATTTTGCTAAGCTGTTCCGTTGACGTGTGCTGGTTTGGTGGTCTTCTGGGAGGGGAAGACGTCCTCCATTTATACCTGGGCTTGGCTTGGCTTGCAGACGGGATGGGGATCGGGGGTTTCGTGGGAAGACGGGGGTGCTCGTGCAAAACTCGCCTGCTTTTCTTCGGCGAAAGGAAAACCACGGGCGGCGGTGGGGACTGGCCCGGTGCGCAGCGCACCCATCCCGGGCACTGCCCGGTGGGGCCGCGCGTCGCGTAGGTGCACGTGTCAGTGGCACGAGGCTAGAATGTGttcattagggcatgtacaatggtcgataaggtagtcttatcttaaatcttgtatgtaatttagagatggcaaaaaaacatgtctacaatgggtcatttctTAGCCTTATCATCAATAATTAGTtattcctaaaaatgtggtgagacatattgtgctaagagatcatctcttgccttctcttaattaagagaagacaagccttctcttatgatttctctctcatctacctcatcatttatcctacgtggcattgctaagatagaaccattgtacatgtccTTAGATTCGCCGCGGGCAATGAATGCTCTTTCGTTTTTGGGGGCGAGATCTTCCCTTCCTTCCCTGGGGGCCGGGGCTGGGGCTGGGCGTGGGACAGCGGTTTCGGTTTGCTGCGCAAGTCGCGGTTTTGGGTCTTGTTTGCTGCGCAAGGTGGACAGGCAGACACTACgttcaaaagaagaagaaaaaggtggACAGGCACACACGGGTCGGACTCGATTCCGTCCGGAACCTGCCGACCTGCCCTGCCTGGTCGGGTGTGCAACGCGGCCGCGGAGGCGAGACCAACTCGTGCACGGACGATGGTGAATCGCACCGCACTGTCATGCTTGAATGCCGAGAGGTGGAGGTCGCCGTACGTCAATGACCTCCGAAAGATACAGTAAACCCAGACACAGACACCCGTGTGTCACTAACATTCTGGACCCAGTCATCGACAAGTCACCAGCCAACCATGCAAGCCACGTCGACGCGAGGTACCTGAATGGTTGGCGTCAACAAATTAAACACTAGTTTTATTACGTATTTGTTTATGCCGaaatcataattattttaaagcgcacaCACCCTAGGCGACGTTCATGTCTGTTCACAATGTAAGATGAATGCAAGGGTTACAAAAAATTGCAATGGAAATGCAGCTCAGTCAGTTTGTCCAACTATGGGAGCGAGTATAGATGGTGACTCCTACGAACAATAAAGGCATGATCCATGGGACCCTAACTGCTAATCGGGTCTACTCGGCCGCCTTTGCTTATGATGCCCAATTTGTGGCAAGAATTGATAGCCGAAATTGCTCCACACACGATGCTTTTGCCAGATCTATGCACGACTTGGAAATCCAGCGGCCGGTACCCTGCTCATTCATGCGCATGTCCGGCTGGATGTATGTGTTGTCTGTAAATCATCTGAATTCTGTCGTCCGCGTATCACTGCTGATTGATAGCCATAGACTGGCCAAGGTGCGGAGGGGCAAGATGGAGAGGAAGGTAAAATTTTACTTATGGTTGTTTCTCCAAAACAGAAATTGGACGGCGGATCGACTACGAGTAAGGGGATTGCCGCACAACCACTTTTGTTGTCTTTGTGACCAAGAACAGGAGACGCCCGGTCACACACCTTGACCTGCTGCTTTACGAAAGAAGTCTGGATGCAGTTCCAACAATCTAATGACAGGATTGGTGTAGTGGCTTCTTCGACAACATCCATTGAAGAATGGTGGTCTAGGTTGTGCACAGGCGGCAGGACCAAGGAAAAGGTCAGGGAGGAGATCACCCTCGCAACTTACATTGCgtggaatatttggaaaagaaAGAAACCGCAGGGTTTTTCAGCACAAAGAGTTGTCGCGATCGCGCTTGCTAGACTGATTAAAGATGAGATCAAGATGTTCTACGAGGCCACAAGGGCGGTGGCTGCCAGGGGCACGTAGACGTAGGCTGGGATCTTTCTCTTTCAGGTTCTTGTACATGAGTTTCTCGGTGCCCGTTGGGTTTCCCCCTTGGCTTAACTGAGTTTTTCTAAAACTTCTATTTTTTAATGTAAAAGTAGAACTCGTGTTGTTCaagtcaaaaaataaataaatcataaacacaccttttaacttttttgaaaaaaaataaagagtTCCATGAAGGACGGGAGCAAAACTAAAATCCTCACTCTCTCGGGCACGTGTTGTCATTTCTGTTTGCAAGTAGAGAACATAAGAAGTACCTCGGCGGGATCAAATACATGACAAATTGCCAGACATTGTGATCGTCCAGAGGCATTTGGGGCAATGTGTGGAAGAGTGTGCGTTATCAATGTGAAATGGATCCAAAGGAACCCCCTCGACGACTAGTAGCCTGTGCATGCTGTTTTCAATTCACAGAAAAAAGAAGAAATAATTTCGGGTAAACCTCGTGCAACTATACATGCGCAAGTTAAGCTATGAGATATGCCCCTTGTCAAGTGATGTGGCACTAACTTGGCATGTACAACATGCTTTTGCCCTAGCTACGTGTTAGGATAATGTTGGTGTTAATTAGATCCATTAGCAAGAAGGTTGGAGCCCACTCCCGGAAAAGAAAACAAGAAGATAGGAAGACGACTGGACAGTGGAGCCGCTGCAGAGAAAGCAACGTGGGAACTGAAACAGCGTCGGCCGCCCTATGCAAACCCAAACCTCCCACGGGTTTCGTCCTTTCCGCCCTCAGCTTGAAACCTGGTTCCAAAGTTCCAAGTGCTTCGCTCCCAGACAAAAGAGGCGCCTATGCATGTGCAAACGTGCAGGAGTCCGCCACGAACGACTCACGCGTCAGCATTTGCCCATGATGTAACCGCTGATGCCTTCGATCGCTGCCTCTCGCTGCCAGTATATGAAAAGGACACTTCGCTAATTTTAAAAATCTCGTCGACAGTAGCTTCTTTTGGcgcaaaaaataaagaaaatacatCCTGGTCGGACGATCCATAATGAACAAATTTATATGTATTATATCCTTCACATCGCATATGAAGTGAGTAGCAAGTTCAAGCCTGTCAGGGCATGTACAATGAAGGCAGCACTATGTAGCTGCCCCATCTGCCATGTGAGCCCCATCTCGCTGTGGCGGTGGTGGCTAGGGTTTATTGGCGATGGGGGAGCAGAGCTGGCTAGATGTGGACAATGAGTTTGGATGAAGACGGCCCGCCgcacggtcggcttaaaaaaggacgatCGCCGTCGCTGACGCGTGGGTCTGTGATCATAAAATAAGCTGACCGCGTAGGCAGCGGGTAGTTGGACGGCCGCCAGATGGAGACGCGGCGGACGCTGAGAGAACGCGCGTGGCGTCTGTTCCGCGTCCGCGTCGCCATATTTAAGGCGCAAATTTAGGCCGCAAATGCGTCAGCGCGGACGCGAAGCAGACGTGATATGGGTTTGGGTCGGCGCATTGGGCCGCCACTTTTATCCGCGCCGATGCAAACAGACGCAGGCGGACGAAATAGGTTGTCCCATTAAAGTTGGTCTAATTGATCAGCTGAATCATAAAGCTAATAACTGCATGTGCGAAACAACTATCTTCTACTCCCTTCATGCCATGATCTAAACATTTTTCTTACATtataagacggagggagtacatgataatATATTCTCATTTATACCATAATAAAAATTATACAATACAACAAACATAAACCTAACCAACAAATCTAAAAAGGCAACAAAATGCTAGCATTTGCACAAAAGAACACCAACTAAGTAAGAAAATTACAATTAAGACTAAAGAATCCTCTGAACTTGAAACCACGCCTGTCATCTGTCTTTGACATCAGTACAACATCTATAAAAAATATGACGGATCACCTTCTCACCCGAACTTGAAGCGGCTCCATGTGCAACTTTGTGGACCTAAGGTGGCTCATCAAAGGCAAACCATTACCGTccgtcagaccggggcaacactccAGACATGCCATCGAACTTCATAAATGTCATCGACACACGACTAAGATGtggaggaggaaaccatacctgccatctaTACACAAATCCAACATACGATCCAATATCTTTCAAATGTCGTCGATGGAGACCATAATCTGCGTCCGCTCCTGTGCTACCTCTCAAGCTCCGCGCCGGCGTTAGAGTAAACGTCGTCGCAACAGAGCCCGATGACACAAGTTCACCACAAAGATGTCCCCGCCACCACGCCGCCGTTGCTTAGACAGACTGGTATTTAAATCCACCCCCAATCATACGATTGACCGCCTCGTCAGAAAAGGATCTGAATTTTTCTAGTTTAATCGCTTATGTTGTCCCAGAGAAAGACGATAAATAACCTAAAAACCTAAACAACTGTACCTAAAACAATGCACATATATGTCTCCGACGACCCACCTTACTACCAACGACCGTCAGCGGAGAGCCGTCGGAGGGCGGCTGCGGAAGGATGCACTCGCTGGCAGACAAGATCGCGATCGCCTTTCTTTTCCTTATGCGCGAAACTACCTGACACCACACCCAAGGCCAAGGGGGGCGGCTGTGTCCGTGGAAGAACGAGGCATAGAGTCAAACCCAGTGGGCTCGCTCCGTCGCTCCGTCGATCGTTCACTTGTTCCGTCGGCCTTGAAGTGACCCAAGTCCTAGTCACTTTGCTGAGAGAAAAGTCCTAGTCACTTCGTACGGCCACACGTATAATCTCGTAGTCGCAGGTAGGTTAGTTAACACAGGCTGCTTTCTGCCTAGCACGTTCCACGACTGCCTTCCACAGACGGCCGCAGCTTGGGCAGGCTCAACTCGGCGAGCCAAAACTGAAGCATGGTTGCACACGCCGCGCCGTTTCCGCGGTGCCCCTTGGTTTAGACACGGTGAAATCGGTGGATGCTGCGCTGCAGAATCTGGCGTGTTCCGCGATCTCGTCGATGGTGATGTGGAGATCCATGTTGAGAGAAATGAAAGTAGAGAAGTTGATGATGTGGTATGTATGCATGTTGAGATAAACAGAAGTAGTGGAGATCAATCACTTAAGTATATATGATTCCAAATGCCCGAAACTGGCGACGAACGAGGAAGAAAACCATGTAGATCTTCCCACCAATCCCTATTCGGCGCCTTAAGCAGGCAGTGATATGTATCGCTTCATGCCATAAGTATAAGGGGAGCGCTCACAACATCTagctaatgggctggcccaggagcGCGGGTTCCTTTTTTTTACACTTGGTTTCTTTTACCTGGGTCGGTTTTCTAATTCAAAAACACTGCCGCAAAATTCAAATATATGCTCATGAATTCTAAAAAACTTCACAATCAAAGAATGTTCAAGAATTTAAATGTTCAATAGTTTATGAATTCAAAAAGCGTTCACAAATTTTTTAAAAAATCACGAATTTAACAAAGTTGTGAAGTGCAAAAACATTcacagatttgaaaaaaagttcatgagtTCAAAAATTGCTCATAAAATCAaataaagttcatgaattcaaaaaatgttgaaaaagttcacgaattctaataatgtccatgaaattaaaataagttcatgaattcaaaaaatgtgcaCAAATTTGGAAAACGTTCACAAGTTCAAACAATGTTTGTGAATTCGAAATTGTATAAAAAGTTTTAAAAGTCACGAATTTGACAAATAGACATTAATTTaaaaaatatagaattaaaaaaTTAGGAATAAAACTTGAAAAAGAATAAAAACATGAACATAAAACTGGAAAATGAAGAAAAACCCAAAAGAAATCATGCAGGAAAATTTAAAAATGAAaagtaaaaaggaaaaacaaaCGTGAAAATAGGAAAACTAAACAAAACACAAAACTAAACGCGCACCCATCCTGGGTCGGCCCATGTAACGCTCAGCGAGCTCCGGTTAGCTATAAGCTGCTTCTTGTACAGGTTTTTTCCTACGTTTTTCTGATGAGATGAGACTTTTCTACTAGTTTTTGTtcgtttttcccctttttttctccaTTTTTTGAATAAATTAGTGAACCTTTTTCTCGAATATGTGAACCTTCATCAAATTTGTgatcttttttcaaattcatgtacTCTTTTTATTTCAAATGTACGAGGGCTTGCTACGCATCGGCCGGAAAGATCCGCCCCCTTGGCAACCGTTAGATCTGACGACATCTGACCCAACCTCGTCCTCAACTATTACAACATAGGCAATGTTGCAGAACCTTTCCCTCCGAAGGATCACACTCTGTGTTCCTCACTATTGCAACAGAGGTTGTGTTGCAGAATTTTTTCGAACTTTTTGACATAGATGATGTCGCAGAAAAGGCTTTTGCAACACGAAGGATGTTGCAGAATTTTTTTGCAATAAGAGATGTTGATGCATCAACActagcatcgttgtcgtcatcgTTTTGCACTTCGCCGTTGTTGCAGAAATTCATGGGTGTGCAGTAGCATGCCCTGGCGGGCACATGGCTTTCACTGCGCGAGTCCGGGCCGACGGTGTTGCGACACTGGTCCTGCACCCGCTTTGCCCGCCGCCGACGGAAACCACCTGCCGGGCTCACACCGCAGTGGAAGTGGCAGGGGGGATGCGTGTCGTCCGCCAAAGATTGTAGCGTCATTGTCGCAGTCCCTCTTGGGTTCGCTGGATGAGGCTCTTCCCTGCTGAGCGGCATCGATGACAACCGCTCGTGCCCGGCCACCCTGGTCGCTCCACCATGGTCAAGGAGGCCAACGCCGACAGAGTTACCTTCTAGTCGGTCTCCAACATATCATTTGTTGTGGTTTGCTTTCTGAAACAGGTGACCAGCTGCAGGAATGGAAGTAGGCTACATATACGCTTTTGTGGCGAGCGTTCCACGAAGATAAGGATGAAGGAGAGATGTGGTGCGCGGGCCCAATCAAGATGCGTGGCATGAGTGGACGACCGGACGTAAGATAAAAGATTGGTCAGTTGAACGCAAGTTTTTCCCTTTTCCAAATCCACACACTTTTTAGAAGTTCACAAACTTTTCTAAAATACGTAAACTTTTTCAAATTCCCAAACTTTGCTCTTCagattgatgaactttttaaaaatttatgaacatttttcaaattcaagaaAAAAAATCAAGTTCAAGATTATTTTACCAAAAGTCAATGGTCAACCAGTGAACGGTCAAACCTTCAACCGTCAACAAGAGGGCAACACGC is drawn from Triticum dicoccoides isolate Atlit2015 ecotype Zavitan chromosome 4A, WEW_v2.0, whole genome shotgun sequence and contains these coding sequences:
- the LOC119285408 gene encoding pyruvate decarboxylase 2; its protein translation is MDTHIGSVDGPSPAAVNGAVGCPASAPGCPIMSSHPVVSAGEASLGRHLARRLVQVGVSDVFAVPGDFNLTLLDHLVDEPGLRLVGCCNELNAGYAADGYARARGVGACAVTFTVGGLSVLNAIAGAYSENLPVICIAGGPNSNDYGTNRILHHTIGIPDFSQELRCFQTVTCHQAVVTNLDDAHEQIDTAIATALRESKPVYLSISCNLPGLPHPTFTRDPVPFFLAPRMSNKMGLEAAVEATVEFLNKAVKPVLVAGPKLRVAKAGKAFVDLVDASGYAYAIMPSAKGFVPETHPHFLGTYWGAVSTAFCAEIVESADAYLFAGPIFNDYSSVGYSFLLKKDKAIIVQPERVIVGNGPAFGCVMMKEYLSALAKRVQKNTTAYENYKRIFVPEGHPLKGEANEPLRVNVLFKHIQDMLTGDSAVLAETGDSWFNCQKLKLPEGCGYEFQMQYGSIGWSVGALLGYAQGASDKRVIACIGDGSFQVTAQDVSTMLRCEQNSIIFLINNGGYTIEVEIHDGPYNVIKNWNYTALVEAIHNGEGKCWTAKVKCEEELTAAIETALGEKKDSLCFIEVIAHKDDTSKELLEWGSRVSAANSRPPNPQ